A region from the Manihot esculenta cultivar AM560-2 chromosome 13, M.esculenta_v8, whole genome shotgun sequence genome encodes:
- the LOC110630047 gene encoding malate dehydrogenase, glyoxysomal produces the protein MHPATAEANQRIARIAAHLNPYNFQMEECGLNLANCRAKGGAAGFKVAVLGAAGGIGQPLAMLMKMNPLVSVLHLYDVVNTPGVTADISHMDTGAVVRGFLGQQQLEDALTGMDLVIIPAGVPRKPGMTRDDLFNINAGIVKTLCEGIAKCCPQAIVNIISNPVNSTVPIAAEVFKKAGTFDPKRVLGVTMLDVVRANTFVAEVLGLDPREVDVPVVGGHAGVTILPILSQVKPPCSFTQKEIDYLTDRIQNGGTEVVEAKAGSGSATLSMAYAAVKFADACLRGLRGDANVVQCAYVASAVTELPFFATKVRLGRAGVEEIYALGPLNGYERAGLEKAKKELAASIQKGVSFIKK, from the exons ATGCATCCCGCTACTGCAGAAGCTAATCAAAGAATTGCAAGAATCGCAGCTCACCTCAATCCTTACAATTTCCAG ATGGAGGAGTGTGGTCTGAACCTGGCCAATTGCCGGGCGAAAGGAGGGGCCGCTGGGTTCAAGGTAGCTGTATTGGGAGCTGCAGGAGGAATAGGGCAGCCTTTGGCTATGTTGATGAAGATGAATCCGTTGGTTTCCGTTCTTCATTTGTATGATGTGGTCAATACTCCTGGTGTTACTGCTGATATTAGCCATATGGACACTGGTGCAGTG GTACGTGGTTTCTTGGGCCAGCAGCAACTGGAGGATGCACTTACAGGGATGGATCTTGTGATCATTCCTGCTGGTGTTCCTAGAAAACCAGGAATGACAAGAGATGATCTGTTCAACATAAATGCCGGAATAGTGAAGACCCTTTGTGAAGGAATTGCTAAGTGCTGCCCCCAAGCAATTGTCAACATTATTAGTAATCCAGTTAACTCCACAGTTCCAATTGCAGCAGAAGTTTTCAAGAAAGCTGGCACCTTTGACCCAAAGCGAGTTTTAGGAGTCACAATGCTTGATGTTGTCAGAGCTAATACTTTTGTG GCAGAAGTTTTGGGCCTTGATCCTAGAGAAGTTGATGTTCCGGTTGTTGGGGGTCATGCAGGGGTTACTATTTTACCTATTCTATCACAG GTTAAACCTCCATGCTCATTCACGCAAAAAGAAATTGACTACTTGACAGATCGGATTCAAAATGGAGGAACAGAAGTTGTAGAG GCAAAAGCTGGGTCAGGTTCTGCAACACTGTCTATG GCATATGCAGCTGTTAAATTTGCAGATGCATGCCTTCGGGGTTTGAGGGGAGATGCTAATGTTGTCCAATGTGCATATGTGGCTTCTGCA GTAACCGAACTTCCTTTCTTTGCAACCAAAGTTCGTCTTGGGCGTGCTGGGGTTGAAGAAATTTATGCACTTGGCCCTCTCAATGGGTATGAAAG GGCTGGCTTAGAGAAAGCAAAGAAAGAGCTGGCAGCAAGCATTCAGAAGGGGGTTTCTTTTATCAAGAAATGA
- the LOC110629940 gene encoding leucine-rich repeat receptor-like serine/threonine-protein kinase BAM1: MRLLLLLFLLLHLQISVSFARVINEYQALLSLKSAIDDPQSALASWNNTNSLCSWHGVTCDSTGRHITSLDLSSLNLSGILSSDVAHLRYLQNLNLAANQLSGPIPPQLSAISGLRFLNLSNNVFNGSFPPQLSQLKNLQVLDLYNNNMTGDLPLAVTDMSNLRHLHLGGNFFSGSIPPEYGKLEFLEYLAISGNELVGRIPPEIGNLTNLKQLYIGYYNSYDGGLPPEIGNLSELVRFDAANCMLSGEIPKEIGKLQKLDTLFLQVNGLSGTLTEELGYLNSLKSLDLSNNVFTGEIPSSFAEFKNLTLLNLFRNKLYGAIPEFIGDLPQLEVLQLWENNFTGSIPQGLGKNGKLVLLDLSSNKLTGNLPPNLCSGNRLQTLITLSNFLLGPIPESLGQCESLNRIRMGENFLNGSIPKGLFGLPELSQVELQDNLLTGEFPVSDRIAVNLGQISLSNNRLSGSLPLTIGKFSGVQKLLLDGNKFSGPIPPEIGKLQQLSKMDFSSNKFSGSIAPEISQCKLLTFVDLSRNELSGAIPTEITGMRILNYLNLSRNHLVGSIPSSIASMQSLTSVDFSYNNLTGLVPGTGQFSYFNYTSFLGNPDLCGPYLGPCKDGDANGTHQAHAKGPLSASLKLLLVIGLLVCSIAFAVAAIMKARSLKKASDSRAWKLTAFQRLDFTVDDILDCLKEDNIIGKGGAGIVYKGAMTNGDQVAVKRLPAMSRGSSHDHGFNAEIQTLGRIRHRHIVRLLGFCSNHETNLLVYEYMPNGSLGEVLHGKKGGHLHWDTRYKIAIEAAKGLCYLHHDCSPLIVHRDVKSNNILLDSNFEAHVADFGLAKFLQDSGTSECMSAIAGSYGYIAPEYAYTLKVDEKSDVYSYGVVLLELVTGRKPVGEFGDGVDIVQWVRKMTDSNKEGVLKVLDPRLPSVPLHEVMHLFYVAIMCVEEQAIERPTMREVVQILTELPKPPSSKHGDSTMTDSPQSAATLDSPMASTKDQKDNQQPPLPQSPPPDLLSI; encoded by the exons ATGAggcttctccttcttctcttccTCCTGCTCCACCTCCAAATCTCTGTTTCCTTTGCTCGTGTCATCAATGAATACCAGGCTCTTCTCTCTCTCAAATCCGCCATTGATGACCCCCAATCTGCTCTTGCCTCCTGGAACAACACCAACTCTCTCTGCTCTTGGCATGGCGTTACTTGTGACTCCACTGGCCGTCATATCACCTCCCTTGACCTCTCTAGTCTTAATCTCTCCGGTATTCTCTCCTCCGATGTAGCCCACCTTCGCTACCTCCAAAACCTTAACCTCGCTGCCAACCAGCTCTCCGGCCCCATTCCCCCTCAGCTCTCTGCCATTTCTGGCCTTCGCTTTCTTAATCTTTCTAACAATGTCTTTAATGGGTCCTTTCCTCCTCAACTCTCTCAGCTCAAAAATCTACAAGTTCTTGACTTGTATAACAACAATATGACTGGTGACTTGCCCTTGGCTGTCACCGACATGTCTAATCTCCGTCACCTGCATCTGGGTGGAAACTTCTTCTCCGGGAGTATCCCACCTGAATATGGGAAGTTGGAGTTTCTGGAATATTTAGCTATCTCCGGTAACGAATTGGTGGGTCGTATTCCGCCGGAGATTGGTAACTTAACCAACTTGAAGCAGCTCTACATTGGATACTATAATAGCTATGATGGCGGTTTGCCACCCGAGATCGGGAACTTGTCTGAGTTAGTCCGGTTCGATGCTGCAAATTGCATGTTATCCGGCGAGATACCCAAGGAGATAGGGAAGTTGCAGAAGCTGGATACTCTGTTCCTTCAAGTAAATGGGCTTTCTGGGACGTTAACAGAGGAGCTTGGCTATTTAAACAGCTTGAAATCCTTGGATTTGTCCAACAATGTGTTTACTGGGGAGATCCCAAGTTCATTCGCCGAGTTCAAGAACTTGACGCTGCTGAATCTCTTCCGAAACAAGCTCTACGGAGCGATTCCGGAGTTTATCGGCGATTTGCCGCAGCTGGAGGTGTTGCAGTTGTGGGAAAATAACTTCACCGGGAGCATTCCACAGGGTTTGGGTAAAAACGGGAAGCTTGTGCTTTTAGATCTCTCTTCAAACAAACTAACGGGAAATCTTCCTCCTAATTTGTGTTCCGGTAACCGTTTACAAACTTTGATTACGCTTAGCAACTTCTTGCTTGGGCCGATCCCGGAATCGCTTGGGCAATGCGAGTCTTTAAATCGGATTCGGATGGGTGAGAATTTTCTCAATGGTTCGATACCCAAGGGGCTCTTTGGGTTACCAGAGTTGTCCCAAGTTGAGCTGCAAGATAATCTTCTCACCGGAGAGTTTCCAGTGAGTGATAGAATAGCGGTGAATCTCGGCCAGATTAGTCTTTCGAACAACAGGCTCTCTGGGTCGTTACCTCTTACCATTGGCAAATTTTCCGGTGTCCAAAAGCTGCTTCTTGACGGGAACAAGTTCTCAGGTCCAATCCCACCGGAGATTGGAAAATTACAACAACTTTCGAAGATGGACTTCAGCTCTAACAAGTTTTCAGGATCCATTGCGCCTGAGATTAGCCAATGCAAGCTACTAACATTTGTTGATCTCAGTCGAAACGAGCTTTCAGGTGCGATTCCGACTGAGATCACAGGTATGAGGATACTAAACTACCTCAATCTGTCAAGAAACCATCTTGTTGGTAGCATTCCTTCTTCAATAGCCAGTATGCAGAGCTTAACCTCTGTTGATTTTTCTTACAACAATCTTACTGGTTTAGTTCCTGGAACTGGTCAGTTTAGTTATTTCAATTACACTTCCTTTTTGGGTAATCCTGATCTTTGTGGTCCTTATTTGGGTCCTTGCAAAGATGGGGATGCAAATGGAACCCATCAAGCACATGCTAAGGGGCCACTCTCTGCTTCTCTGAAGCTGTTGCTCGTTATTGGCTTGCTTGTTTGCTCAATTGCTTTTGCAGTTGCTGCAATAATGAAAGCAAGATCGTTGAAGAAGGCTAGTGACTCTCGAGCTTGGAAATTGACTGCATTCCAGCGCTTGGACTTCACTGTTGATGATATTCTTGATTGTTTGAAAGAGGATAATATAATTGGGAAAGGTGGTGCAGGGATTGTTTACAAGGGTGCTATGACAAATGGTGATCAAGTTGCTGTTAAAAGGCTACCAGCTATGAGCCGCGGCTCTTCTCATGATCATGGGTTCAATGCTGAGATACAGACATTAGGAAGGATTAGGCACAGACACATTGTTAGATTATTGGGGTTCTGTTCTAACCATGAGACTAATCTTCTTGTCTATGAGTACATGCCTAATGGTAGCTTAGGTGAAGTTCTTCATGGCAAGAAGGGAGGCCATTTACACTGGGATACAAGGTATAAGATTGCTATTGAAGCTGCTAAGGGCCTTTGCTATCTTCATCATGATTGCTCGCCATTGATTGTTCATCGTGATGTGAAATCGAATAACATCCTTCTTGACTCCAATTTCGAAGCTCATGTTGCTGACTTTGGCCTTGCTAAGTTCTTGCAAGACTCCGGCACCTCGGAGTGTATGTCTGCAATTGCTGGTTCTTATGGATATATAGCTCCAG AGTATGCCTACACGCTGAAGGTCGACGAGAAGAGCGATGTATACAGCTACGGTGTAGTTCTATTAGAACTGGTCACTGGAAGAAAACCAGTAGGGGAATTCGGAGATGGTGTGGATATAGTTCAATGGGTTCGAAAAATGACAGACTCAAACAAGGAAGGAGTTCTGAAAGTCCTGGACCCAAGACTCCCATCAGTTCCACTCCATGAGGTGATGCATTTATTCTATGTTGCAATCATGTGTGTGGAAGAACAAGCCATAGAACGCCCAACGATGCGGGAAGTCGTGCAAATTCTAACTGAGCTTCCCaagcctccaagctcaaaacatgGAGATTCAACAATGACAGACTCACCTCAATCAGCTGCTACTCTAGACTCTCCAATGGCATCAACTAAAGATCAAAAAGACAATCAACAGCCACCATTGCCTCAATCACCGCCACCCGATCTTCTTAGCATTTGA